In a single window of the Dreissena polymorpha isolate Duluth1 chromosome 3, UMN_Dpol_1.0, whole genome shotgun sequence genome:
- the LOC127872509 gene encoding neuropeptide S receptor-like yields the protein MEINSSNVNQSGIDQHDLSGSYVAISVLCFLMAAVIISLNGLVIFILARQKGNNRLHFFIFHLAIADLCVGLVSVLGEGVFSGILRGEWFMGDVMCRTWRYSTVVVLIVSNNLLIGMSVDRYLAVRYPLRAITGEYRPYKAIIICSWVMALLIPVWTFPYTGAVLYETTYYCGVTITTDLGWKLYVGFTLLLVFFIPFLAVSVCYICITVVVWEHWRKSRNLTEMNYILEGKHMIVASNKGIKDYCL from the exons GGATCGTATGTTGCCATCTCTGTGCTTTGTTTTCTGATGGCGGCAGTTATCATCTCCCTAAACGGTCTTGTGATCTTCATCTTGGCCCGACAGAAAGGAAACAACAGGCTCCACTTTTTCATATTCCATCTTGCCATTGCTG ATCTTTGTGTCGGCTTAGTAAGCGTTCTTGGTGAAGGGGTTTTCAGCGGTATTCTGAGAGGAGAATGGTTCATGGGTGACGTCATGTGTCGCACCTGGCGCTATTCTACGGTTGTGGTCCTAATTGTGTCAAACAATCTTCTGATTGGAATGAGCGTGGACCGCTATCTGGCTGTACGATATCCGCTTAGGGCAATTACTGGAG AGTACCGCCCATACAAAGCCATAATTATCTGCTCATGGGTAATGGCCCTTCTGATTCCTGTGTGGACGTTTCCGTACACGGGCGCTGTCCTTTACGAAACTACATACTACTGTGGCGTAACTATCACAACAGACCTTGGATGGAAG CTTTATGTTGGGTTCACACTGCTGCTCGTGTTCTTCATTCCATTTCTCGCTGTCTCTGTCTGCTACATTTGCATCACGGTTGTCGTCTGGGAGCACTGGAGGAAAAGCAGAAATCTCACCGAAATGAACTATATACTGGAAGGTAAACATATGATTGTTGCATCGAACAAAGGTATCAAAGACTATTGTCTGTAA